A stretch of the Xyrauchen texanus isolate HMW12.3.18 chromosome 20, RBS_HiC_50CHRs, whole genome shotgun sequence genome encodes the following:
- the cdkl1 gene encoding cyclin-dependent kinase-like 1: protein MRHITEMEKYEKISKIGEGSYGVVFKCRNKDTEQIVAIKKFVESEDDPIIKKIALREIRMLKQLKHPNLVNLIEVFRRKRKLHLVFEYCDHTVLNELDRYPRGVPEHMVKRIIWQTLQAVNFCHKHKCIHRDIKPENILITKHQVIKLCDFGFARILTGPCDYYTDYVATRWYRAPELLVGDTQYGPPVDVWAVGCVFAELLSGAPLWPGKSDVDQLYLIRKTSGELIPRHQQVFSTNQFFSGVCVPEPQEMEPLELKYPNLSYQALSLMKGCLRMDPAERLSCEQLLEQPYFDSLREESESVTRELDRKKRTRHPRKHLPLGYLPQLASSTVFPAVENRKYYNNLRKFNYHLPNI from the exons atGCGGCATATAACAG AGATGGAGAAGTATGAAAAGATCAGTAAGATCGGAGAGGGCTCATACGGCGTCGTGTTCAAGTGCAGGAATAAAGACACCGAACAAATCGTCGCCATCAAGAAGTTCGTGGAGTCTGAGGACGATCCCATCATTAAGAAAATAGCGCTCAGAGAAATCCGTATGCTAAAG caACTGAAACATCCCAACCTGGTGAATCTGATCGAAGTGTTCAGGAGAAAGAGAAAACTGCATCTGGTGTTCGAATACTGCGACCACACTGTCCTCAACGAGCTGGACAGATACCCACGAGG TGTTCCAGAGCACATGGTAAAAAGAATCATCTGGCAAACACTTCAAGCTGTGAACTTCTGTCACAAACATAAA TGTATCCACAGAGACATAAAGCCTGAAAATATACTCATCACCAAACATCAGGTCATCAAACTCTGCGACTTCGGCTTTGCCAGGATCCTCA CTGGTCCATGTGATTATTACACAGATTATGTAGCGACACGGTGGTACCGAGCTCCAGAACTCTTAGTGGGAGACACGCAATATGGCCCGCCAGTGGACGTCTGGGCAGTGGGTTGTGTGTTTGCTGAACTGCTATCTGGCGCCCCTCTATGGCCGGGCAAATCCGATGTAGACCAGCTCTATCTCATCAGGAAAACTTCAG GTGAGTTGATTCCTCGCCATCAGCAGGTGTTTAGCACTAACCAGTTCTTCAGCGGAGTTTGTGTCCCTGAACCACAGGAGATG GAGCCTCTTGAACTGAAGTATCCGAACCTCTCATATCAGGCGCTGAGCCTAATGAAG ggtTGTTTGCGGATGGATCCAGCAGAGAGGTTGTCTTGTGAGCAGTTATTGGAACAGCCGTACTTTGACAGTCTGCGAGAAGAAAGTGAGAGTGTAACTCGTGAACTGGACCGCAAGAAACGCACACGCCACCCACGCAAACACCTGCCACTTGGG TATCTTCCCCAGTTGGCCAGCAGTACTGTGTTCCCAGCTGTGGAGAACAGAAAATACTACAACAACCTGCGCAAATTCAACTATCATCTGCCCAACATATGA